In Bacteroidales bacterium, a genomic segment contains:
- a CDS encoding SpoIIE family protein phosphatase, protein MGKFSDNRLKLSTFKLNALLDITLAINDNVSISELIRRYEKLLTDDLDIGKVIVLKLSDKWECLLNSGFGRRFFEQVHMERDLLPFGEISFITSEPQHFPELVDIVIPVSHKDEAIAFVLIGDIEEEGEGVSPIIKHLRFIQTLSNIIVVAIENKRLFQETLRQEALKREMELASKMQNMLIPANEKLPSNEHIDMKAFYHPHFEVGGDYYDVIQLSKDEVGFCIADVSGKGISAAILMSNFQANLRALFTAEQGLTDTLHRLNTTVMNSAKGEKFITLFIARYHYKTRELKYVNAGHNPPLLYEPGSERLTPLASGCVGMGMLDELPFVNEAVIIMEEPAKLFCYTDGLVEVIQDAGIEFGTDNLEKELKNSNPLEENIRTIIKNQKILEGSASIFDDISIIGAQFPGKQGFR, encoded by the coding sequence ATGGGTAAATTTTCTGATAACCGGCTGAAACTATCCACATTCAAGCTAAATGCCCTGCTTGATATCACACTGGCCATTAACGACAATGTTTCGATCAGTGAACTTATACGCCGCTACGAGAAATTGCTCACAGACGATCTGGATATCGGAAAGGTAATTGTCCTGAAACTTTCGGATAAGTGGGAGTGTCTGCTAAACTCCGGTTTCGGGCGCAGATTTTTTGAACAGGTCCATATGGAAAGGGATCTCCTGCCCTTTGGTGAGATTTCATTTATTACCTCAGAACCTCAGCATTTCCCGGAGCTGGTAGATATTGTCATCCCTGTATCGCATAAGGATGAAGCTATCGCCTTTGTACTGATCGGAGATATTGAAGAGGAGGGCGAAGGGGTCAGCCCCATAATTAAGCACCTCCGGTTCATTCAGACACTCTCCAATATTATTGTGGTTGCCATTGAAAATAAGAGATTGTTCCAGGAAACCCTGAGGCAGGAAGCCCTGAAACGGGAAATGGAGCTGGCCAGCAAGATGCAGAACATGTTGATCCCGGCCAATGAAAAGCTCCCTTCCAATGAACATATCGATATGAAAGCCTTTTACCATCCTCATTTTGAGGTGGGTGGCGACTATTACGATGTGATCCAGCTAAGCAAGGATGAAGTTGGATTCTGTATTGCCGATGTATCCGGAAAAGGAATCTCAGCAGCCATCCTGATGTCCAATTTCCAGGCCAACCTGCGTGCACTTTTTACTGCCGAACAGGGGCTCACCGATACCCTCCACCGCTTGAATACCACCGTGATGAATAGTGCCAAAGGAGAAAAATTCATTACGCTGTTCATCGCCAGGTATCACTATAAAACCAGGGAACTAAAGTATGTGAATGCGGGGCACAATCCGCCCCTGCTCTACGAGCCGGGATCAGAAAGACTGACACCACTGGCCAGCGGTTGCGTGGGAATGGGCATGCTGGACGAACTTCCCTTTGTGAATGAAGCAGTAATCATCATGGAGGAACCTGCCAAACTTTTCTGCTACACAGATGGACTGGTGGAGGTTATCCAGGATGCTGGCATTGAGTTTGGAACCGATAATCTGGAAAAGGAGCTTAAAAACAGTAATCCGTTGGAAGAGAATATCCGGACCATCATTAAAAATCAGAAGATCCTGGAGGGTTCTGCTTCAATCTTTGACGATATCTCCATTATCGGAGCTCAGTTTCCAGGAAAACAGGGCTTTCGCTAA
- a CDS encoding O-antigen ligase family protein yields MINGIQSRYPQALLWGILLSFIALNTIMLALELFFIPLLPAILLFLALAIVALDKYLLVIVLFVPVSIPLSRLVEGLSIDMYLPTEPLLAGLLLLYLIKYLMGDRMDLKVLRHPVTLAVYFHLGWLFITCLTSTDILVSFKMLVSRLWFIAGFYILATQLFREEKRMHTYVWLFIIAFTGVIIYTLINHIPYGLNNQVMAHSMASPFYKDHTSYGATLGFILPVLAAFFLFIKREDINTRVLMALLILLFILATVVSYTRATWLSILASFGFWAILKLKIRFEIVLLGMLILLGLFFSLRAELIIKLEQNRVESSGELTEHVRSISNITTDQSNLERLNRWSCAFRMWRDKPLFGFGPGTYQFEYGPYQRSYEKTRISTDFGTMGNAHSEYLGPLAEAGLFGLLSILLVIGTSIYTGIRVIGRSKKRSIRVFSMAVLVGLVSYYLHGVLNNFLDTDKISVLFWGFTAMLVAMDIYHREQPDEEEESA; encoded by the coding sequence ATGATAAACGGAATCCAGTCCAGGTATCCGCAGGCTCTTTTATGGGGGATCCTGCTCTCTTTCATAGCCCTGAACACCATCATGCTTGCTCTGGAGTTATTTTTTATCCCCCTGCTGCCTGCTATTTTGTTGTTTCTGGCTCTGGCCATCGTAGCCCTTGATAAGTACCTGCTGGTTATCGTGCTTTTTGTCCCGGTCTCCATCCCTTTGAGCAGGCTGGTTGAGGGGCTCTCCATCGATATGTATCTTCCAACAGAGCCCTTGCTCGCCGGCCTGCTGTTACTTTACCTGATAAAATATCTGATGGGTGACAGGATGGATCTGAAAGTTCTCCGGCACCCGGTAACTCTGGCCGTCTATTTTCATCTGGGCTGGTTATTTATCACTTGTCTCACCAGTACCGATATACTGGTTTCTTTCAAGATGCTTGTTTCAAGACTATGGTTTATTGCAGGATTCTACATTCTGGCTACCCAGTTATTCCGGGAAGAGAAACGCATGCATACTTATGTGTGGCTCTTTATCATTGCTTTTACCGGAGTCATTATCTATACCCTGATTAACCACATTCCATACGGACTGAATAATCAGGTGATGGCTCATTCAATGGCCAGTCCGTTTTATAAGGACCACACCTCGTACGGTGCCACTCTGGGCTTTATCCTTCCCGTACTGGCAGCTTTTTTCCTGTTTATTAAGCGAGAAGATATCAACACGAGAGTCCTGATGGCTTTATTGATTTTGCTGTTTATTCTTGCAACGGTGGTTTCCTATACAAGAGCCACCTGGCTGAGTATCCTGGCATCGTTTGGATTCTGGGCCATTCTTAAGTTAAAGATCCGGTTTGAAATTGTTCTGCTGGGGATGCTTATCCTGCTGGGGCTCTTCTTCTCCCTTCGTGCGGAATTGATTATAAAACTGGAACAGAACCGGGTAGAATCCTCCGGTGAGCTCACAGAACATGTCCGGTCTATTTCAAATATCACCACCGATCAATCGAATCTGGAGAGACTTAACCGGTGGAGTTGTGCCTTCAGGATGTGGAGAGACAAACCACTTTTCGGTTTTGGTCCGGGAACCTACCAGTTCGAGTATGGGCCCTATCAGCGGTCTTATGAAAAAACCCGCATCAGTACCGATTTTGGCACCATGGGGAATGCTCACAGTGAGTACCTGGGGCCGCTGGCAGAGGCCGGTCTTTTTGGATTGCTGAGCATCTTACTGGTGATCGGGACAAGTATCTACACGGGTATACGGGTTATTGGCAGATCAAAAAAACGCTCCATCAGGGTTTTCTCGATGGCTGTGCTGGTAGGACTGGTATCTTATTACCTGCACGGGGTGTTAAATAATTTCCTGGATACGGATAAAATCTCGGTTTTGTTCTGGGGATTTACGGCGATGTTGGTGGCCATGGACATCTACCACCGCGAACAGCCGGATGAGGAAGAAGAGAGCGCTTAG
- a CDS encoding Wzz/FepE/Etk N-terminal domain-containing protein — protein sequence MEKARQAAYNFSSVDLLIYIWKKKFILMGVGIIAAIASVVVSLLITPMFQSSVIMFPASGTSISKDLLSQNYSGRQNVHGFGEEQQAEQLLQVLNSEPIRTRIIQKYNLMEHYEISASEKYPLTRLYEKYKSNINFRLTEYMSVEISVRDKDPGFAANIANDISDLVDTVYNSMIKERTWEAYRLVEKEYLEAARNLDVLKDSMDMLSARVSENVKTSGDPANNLVRTISENGALYITMMNMLRYETSLVSDLNFKYKEARLEAEQNLPHKFVVEEAYPSEKKAYPNKSLIVLVSTFASLLFALIVLIIIDNVRARVAIQEEK from the coding sequence ATGGAAAAAGCCAGGCAAGCAGCTTATAATTTCAGCTCTGTGGATTTACTGATCTATATCTGGAAGAAAAAATTCATATTGATGGGGGTTGGAATAATTGCCGCGATCGCTTCCGTCGTCGTTTCGCTGCTTATCACTCCCATGTTCCAGTCTTCGGTTATTATGTTTCCGGCTTCCGGCACCTCCATTTCCAAGGACCTGCTTTCGCAAAATTATTCCGGACGGCAGAATGTTCACGGTTTCGGGGAGGAGCAGCAGGCCGAACAGCTCCTGCAGGTATTAAATTCAGAACCCATTCGCACCCGTATTATTCAGAAATATAATCTGATGGAGCATTATGAAATCAGTGCCAGTGAGAAATATCCTCTGACCCGCTTATACGAGAAGTATAAATCCAATATTAATTTTCGTCTCACCGAATATATGTCGGTTGAGATTTCGGTGAGGGACAAAGATCCCGGGTTTGCCGCAAATATTGCCAATGATATTTCAGATCTGGTGGATACAGTATATAACAGCATGATCAAGGAGCGTACCTGGGAGGCTTACCGCCTGGTAGAGAAGGAGTATCTGGAGGCCGCACGCAACCTGGACGTGTTAAAGGATTCCATGGATATGCTGAGTGCCAGGGTCTCTGAAAATGTGAAGACCAGCGGGGATCCGGCCAATAACCTGGTAAGGACCATTTCGGAGAACGGTGCTCTTTATATCACGATGATGAATATGCTTCGCTATGAAACCAGTCTGGTTTCGGATCTGAATTTTAAATATAAGGAAGCCAGACTTGAAGCTGAACAGAACCTTCCTCACAAATTTGTGGTCGAAGAGGCCTATCCCTCGGAGAAGAAGGCATATCCCAATAAATCGTTGATTGTCCTGGTATCGACATTTGCTTCCCTCTTGTTTGCTTTGATCGTTCTCATTATAATCGATAATGTCAGGGCCAGGGTGGCCATTCAGGAAGAAAAATGA